In the genome of Cryptomeria japonica chromosome 8, Sugi_1.0, whole genome shotgun sequence, one region contains:
- the LOC131062445 gene encoding protein RGF1 INDUCIBLE TRANSCRIPTION FACTOR 1, which yields MFVQMLSNGEEEEEEEEEKKMRPPWLKPLLGTNFFVHCESHGDSSNMYCLDCMLGAMCSFCLTHHRDHHVIQIRRSSYHDVIRVSEIQKVLDIAGVQTYIINSARVVFLNQRPQPRPGKGVANTCLVCERSILDNCNFCSLGCKFTGTQLNLRTKGNMQREQLKRHGLRPMKGFSDGNTDNNKEYSAKEMYPPMSLSQSPSNHRTNKRRKGVPHRAPLGG from the exons ATG TTTGTGCAGATGCTCTCTAATggggaagaggaagaagaagaggaggaggaaAAGAAAATGAGGCCACCATGGCTGAAGCCTTTGTTGGGTACAAACTTCTTTGTTCACTGTGAAAGCCATGGAGATTCCAGCAATATGTACTGCCTGGATTGTATGCTTGGTGCTATGTGCTCCTTCTGTCTCACACACCACAGAGATCATCATGTTATTCAG ATCAGGAGATCTTCATACCATGATGTGATAAGGGTATCAGAGATCCAGAAGGTGTTAGACATAGCAGGTGTGCAGACCTACATTATAAACAGTGCAAGGGTAGTTTTTCTCAACCAGAGGCCTCAACCCAGACCAGGAAAGGGAGTAGCAAATACATGCCTGGTTTGCGAAAGGAGCATCCTGGACAATTGCAATTTCTGTTCCTTGGGTTGCAAG TTCACAGGAACACAATTGAATCTCAGAACCAAAGGCAATATGCAGAGAGAACAATTGAAGAGACATGGGCTCAGACCAATGAAGGGCTTCAGTGATGGCAATACTGATAACAATAAAGAGTACAGTGCCAAGGAAATGTATCCTCCAATGTCTCTCTCTCAGTCTCCATCAAATCACAGAACCAACAAGAGGAGAAAGGGGGTCCCTCACAGGGCTCCCTTAGGAGGTTAA